In the genome of Sphingomonas alpina, the window ACAGCTAGTCTCGCGCCCGCGCTCCGGAAATATGACACAAACCGGTGTCCCATATCTCCCGCCACAGCCCGTCGCCGGCAAGGATTCAACCCTCACCAGGATCGGGCATGCCACCCCGTGCCGGGGCTATTCCGGCGCGCTCTTTCTCAATGTCGGCAACCACAATGTACACCGGGCTGGCGTCGCCCGTCCCGGGAGGACGCTTTGTATCAGTGTGCGCCGTCGCCGCGCCGCACGGCGCTGACTGTCTTGACGATCAGTTGCAGGTCGCGTTGCGCCGACATGGTGCGGATATAGGCGATGTCCATCTCGACCCGTTCGTCAAAGCCGATATCGGCGCGCCCCGACACCTGCCACAGGCCGGTCAGGCCCGGCCGGGCGGCGAGCCGCGGCAGATGCGACATCGAATAGGTGGTCGCGTCGAACGAGGTCGGGCGCGGCCCGACGATCGACATCTCGCCGCGCACGATGTTGAGCAGATTGGGCAGTTCATCGATACTGGTCTTGCGCAGGATGCGCCCGATCGGCGTAACGCGAGGGTCGTGGATCAGCTTGAAATCGGGTGAGTCCGCGCCATGGATATTGGCGCTGCGCAGGCTTTCCTTCAGCGCCTCGGCATTGGGCACCATGGTGCGGAACTTGAACAGCGGGAAGCGCTTGCCGAGATAGCCGGTGCGTTGCTGCACGAAGAAGATCGGCCCGCGATCGGTGAGCTTGATCAGGATCGCGACGATCAGCAGCAATGGCGAGAGGACGATCAGCGCGATCAGCGCGATGACGCGGTCGACCTGCGGTTTCACATGTCGCGCATAGCTCCCCACGCGGAGTTCGAGCGGCAAGGGTACGGCACGCATGTCGGATTCGAAGCGGACGCGCCGCGCCATGTCGCGGCGGCGCTCCGGCCGGGGCGCTGCGGGTCGAGACATATCGTCGCTCATGACACCGATCCGAAGCGCGTGCGTATCGCCAGGACGATGATGCGCAGCCGGTTCATCGGGGCAACCAGCAAATACCAGTAATGATTGCCCTGCGCGAGGCGAACGGCGGCGCGCAGGTGCAGCGCTTCCGCGAATTGCCAACGGAACCCGAGCGCGCGATCGCCGATATGGATGCGCGAAATGATCGCGGCCGGCTCCGCCGCGGTATTGCGCCCGCGCCCGCCGGTCGTGGCGCGATATCCCAGCGCCGCGGCGATCCGACGCCCCTCGGGGCCAACGATATTTTCGGGCCAGCAGAAGATGCGGGGCGACCTGCCAAGGCGCTTCTCGAACACCGCCTGGCAGCGTCGGAGATCATTGGTGATCCGCTGTTCCAGGCCCGATTGATCCTCAAGCCCGTCGGCGGTCCAGGCGCGCTCGGCCAGCGCGAGGCCGGATTCAGGGACGACCGTACCCAGCGGCACCGCCACCGGCTGGTCGGTCCTGAACCAGTCATGCTTGGATCCGGGAGTCGCGGCCCATTGCATCCAGGCCAGGCTGCGCCAGTTGTCCGCCGTCAGCCGGTCGACCGGGCGATCGGAGACGGGCACGCGCGCATGGTCGACGCCGTGCGGTTCGACCTCGAACAGGGGATGTTCCTCGATCGCGGCGATCTCGGTCCAGTTCATATAGCCGCTCGTATCGCCGTCGCAGGGGCGCACCCGCTTCCCCGGCTCGATGAAATCCAGTGATACGAAAAAGGTCGCCCGCATCCCATACCGATCGAGCGCGGGCACGGCGTTCTGCCAATTGTCGAGATAGCCGTCGTCGAAATGGAGGATCACCGTGTCGCCCGGCGGCGCCTCGCCCGCCAGCCGGCGATCGAGATAATCGCGCGTCCCCACAATCCCGCAGCCCATTTTGTGGAGCGTTGCGAGATGCCGTTCGAAGGTCGCCGGATGAACCGATATCTCGCGCGACCAGGGCAGCCAGGCCGGTTCGGCACTTACCGAATGATAGGTCAGCACGGCCACGCCCTTTGGCCCCATCATCCGCCGATGCCCGAGGACCAGAGCGGCGAGCACGGGAATGGCGGCGGCGGCGAGGCCTAGCGACAGGCCCCAGATATAGGCCGACAGCAGCGCGCCACCGATAATGAGCAGCGACCATAAAGAGACGCGGCGGAGGCGGTCCTGCTTGCGCGTCATGCCGCCCGCACCGATCGCGTACGCCAGTAATCGCGCGCTCGCTTCGCGCGGTCGCGACCGGCATGATAATAGTGGATCAGCCGCCCGCGCCAGCTGTCGCCATACAGCGTGATGCGGTGAAGCGTGTCGACACTGTCGGCAAAGCGCAGCTTGTGCGCCCCAGGCGTCATCCCGTTCCCCATATTATCGTACCATGCGATCGCCGGGTCACCACAGCAATGCCGGATATGCATTACCGCCAGGACATGGCCGATCGAGAAATCCGCAAAGCGCTCGTCATAACCGACCTTGAGCAGGAACAACCGGTCGCCGCCCAATATGCCATATTCGAACGCGACGATGCGCTCGGCCTGTTTCAGCACCGCGATCCTCAGCGCACCCGCTGCCGCCGCGCGCTGGGCAAGCCCGGTATAGAAGAGCAGGTCGGCCGGATTGTCGCGAATCGACGTGCCCTCCCGCCCCTTCCAGCCTGATTGCTCGACCGCGAAAATCTCGTCGAGCAAAGGCTGCAGGCCGGTCGAACCGTCGAAGATGTCGAACCGCACCCCCTGCCCGTCGACCAGCTTGCTTTCCAGCCCGGACCAGCGCTGGCGCGCGCGCTTGCTGCGTCGCGCACGCCATTGTTCGTAAGGCGTGCGGCAATCGGCCAGCGGCGACAGCGCGTGCGGACGAATCGTCACGCGATCGGCCGGCCAGCGCCGTGCCGCCGCCAGCAATCGCGAGTCGCCAGTCAGATAATCGAGTGTCACCAGGTCGCGATCGCCAATCAGTTGGTCGAACAGCCTATCGGTGATCGGCTGGCCGACCGGCAGATCGAACAGCGCGGAATGGACATTGGTCTGTGCGCGCAGCCGCGCATAGCCGATCGGTCCCAGCCGTCCGCGGTCGGCGATCATCGGTAATCCGTCGATCGTGCACGCCGTCATGCCCGGTGCCAGATAGGCTCTCCGCCACGACTCGAACCATCCGGCGCTCAGGTGGAACACCTCCGCGTCCGGACCCGATGCGGCGAAATGCTCGGAGGGCAGGGGCAAAGTCATCTTGCGGATTTAATCTCTCGGCAACTCACCTCGGTTAATAGACCGTACGTGGATAACAGTAATTTTTTGTGAACTTGGGACCGCCGCAGGATCACAGTGTATGCAAGTAACGGCCCATCTGTCGAGCAATCTGGACGTTGAGTCCGGAAGTCTGTTCGATCGTTTTGCGTTGGAAAGCCCGTTTGCCGCCTATCAGCAAAGCCGCGCCTGGGTGGATGCCGTGCCGCACAGCAAGGTGCAGGACTATCTGTTCTTTCGCTGTCTCGATGGCGACACGCTGATCGGAACGGCAGTGGTGCGCCGCACGCGCCTGTTTGCCGGGCGCTGGCTCGCCACCGTGCAGCGCGGCCCGGTCGTGCATGACGCGACGCTGTTCGCAACCGTTCTTTCGAGCCTGGCCAGGACAGCGGCGGCACAGGGGTGCTGCACGATGCAGCTTGCACCGCGCGTGCGCGGTCGCGACCTGCCGACCATGTCCGAGGCGTTGCGCGCCGCCGGTTTCGCACCGCTGCCCACGCACCGCCAGCCCTTGCACAGCGCCACCGGCATCGTGTGGCTCGACAAGCCGGAGGAAGAAATACTCGCCGGCTTCAAGCAGCGTGGCCGCCGCCAGCTCAAGGCCGCGGCCAAGGCAGGCGTTACGGTTCGCCGCGCAACCGGTGCGGCGGATGTCGCTGCGTATCAGCGCGTGCTCGATGCCTTCCGGGCGGCCAAGGCCGATTACGACATGAACGGCCTGCCCGATGCAGCGGGTCAGGTGGCGCTGGTCGAACGGCTCGGCGGTGCGCTGCTGCTGGCCGAGCGCGACGGCATCGTGATCGGCGGTCATGTTTTCGTCCGTCAGGCGGACGAGGCGATCTGGCTGTCGCTCGCAACGTCGGACGACGACCCGTCGGTGCCGCGATCCTATCCGTTGCTATGGGAGGGGATGCGGCTGGCGCGCGAAATGGGCTGTATAGGCTATGATCTTGCCGGCTTGCCGGTCGGCGAGGCGCAGGACGGCGGCGAAGCGAACCGATCGCAGTTCAAGAGCGCGTTCGCACCGACTCACCGGGTGATGCCGCCGGTCCATGTCGCTGCACTGAAACCACTCGCCCATACCTTGTTGTTCAACGCGCGACAGATCTATCGCGCAGTGCGCGCAGCGGCATAACATGGCTTCCGATGCTTCCCTTCCCTCATCCATGAGCAATTCCATGGGCACGAAGAGCAAACGCCTGATCCAGCGCTTTCGCGAGCTCGGCATTGCCGCGACGCTGCGCAAGCTGTTCGCCGACCGCGTCATGCGTCGCAGTACCAGTGTGATCGTCGAATATCAGGCAGGGTGGAGCGTGGTCGGCGACGGCGCCCAGTCTCCTCCCTGGCTATCGTTCAGGACGGTGCGCAAGGGTGACGAACTGCCGCCGCTCAACGACTGGCTCGCCTGGCGCGACGCCGGTTTCGCGGCGATGCTGGAGGCAGGCAAGGTCGGCATCTTCGCGCTCGACGATGGCGTCGCGATCGGCTGCGTCTGGCTGTCGTTTGCGGATCATCACGACCCCGTTGCGCGCGAGCATTATCCTGTGCGCGAGCGTGAGGGCTATCATTATTGCTGGCTGGTCGACCCGGCCGACCGGCGGCGCAATGTCGCTCTGCCGATGTGCCGGTACATGCTGAACAATTTCCCCATCCTGGGAATCGACCGCTCGTTCGGCGTGGTCGATCGGGTCAACCGCCCATCCTATCTGATCCAGCTTCGCATGGGCTATCGCGAGCGCGGCGTGAAGGTGGTTCACCACCATCTGTTCGGATGGCGCTGGACCACCATGTCGCGCTATGATGGCGTACTCGGCACGACCAATCCGAAGGACCGAAAGATGCCCCGCGAATGAGCGGTACGGCGACGCCCACGCCCCGCCGCCAGGCAACCGCTACGCTGGTACGCTCCACCGTGGTGGTGGCGGCGATCCGCGGCATCGATATAGGGTTGAGCTTCCTCGTCTCGGTGCTGCTCGCCAACCGCTTCGGCACCAGCGGGCAGCTCGACGCCTTCTTCCTCGCACGGCGCACCACGGTCGGATTCGCCGATGCAATCCGCAAGCTGGTCGGCCATATCGTCATGCCGTCGGTCGTCTCGAAAATCGATCGCGGCGAGCATCTGTCGATTCACGGCCTGCCGCGCCGGGTCTATGTGTTCGTTGCATTGTTCGGGCTACTCACTTTGGTCGGCACGCTGGTGCCCTCGGCTTTGGTCAGCGCGTTCGCGCCGGGCTTTGCCGGCGAACGCCATGACCTGACCGCGCGAATGATGGCCATCATGATGCCGTTGCTGCCGGTTGCGGTGATCGGCTCGCTGCTGGTCGCTGTCCTTCAGGCGAACCGGCGCTATTGGCTGAGCGAAGGCACCAATATTGTCCAGCGCGCGATCCTGGTGTTCGTGCTGGCGGTCGCCATTCCTCCACTGGGGATCATCGCCGGCGCGTGGACGATGCTGGTGTCCGGAATCGTCGGCACGGCGATCCTGTTCGTGGGCGCCTGGCCGATCGTGCGGCGGCGCCCGGAAAGCTTGCTTGAGTCGCAATCCGGTGACGACAGTGAAGATGGAAGCCAGGTCGGCGCCCAGACAGGGACGGGGGTTTCCCCGGCGGCGGCGCTGGGCGGCGGGGTGGCGGCGGCGATCGTGCTGAACGCCTATTTCCAGGCCTGCTCGCTGCTCGATTTCGCGGTCGCGTCGACCACGCCGGCCGGGGGCGTCGCTGCGCTGGAATATGGCGCGCGACTGGTGTCGCTGGTTCCCGGCCTGTTGATGTCGAGCCTTAATACCGTGCTCCAGCCCGAACTGGTGCGCGCCATGCAGCACCCCGATCCGGCCGAAGCGTCGAAGGGACTGGCGCGATTCCAGCGCATCGCCTTCTTCGCCCAGATGCCGGTGTCGATCGGGATGATGATCGGCGCACAGCTGATGGTGACGATCCTGTTCGGGCACGGCGCGTTCGACGCGCACAGCATCGCGCTCGCGACGGGGACGACCGCCGGCTATGCTGCGGCGGCGATCTTTCTCGCGCCGATGGGTGCGATCACTTTGGCGATCTATGCCGACCCGCGCGCGCCCAGCCTGCGCAACCTGCTGGTGATCGCGATCGGCGGGCTTGCGATCCGCGCGCTGATGCTGGCATTCGCCGCGCCGGCTTATGGCGCGGTCGGCATCGCCTGGGCGGCTGCGGTGTCGACGCTGGCGGCGTTCGCGCTGGCGCAATTTGTCGCGACGCGACGCTTCCGCGAGTTCGACATGATCATCCAGCTGGTCGATTTCGCTCGCACCGCACTATGCGGCGCAGTGGCCGCTGCCGGCGCCTATGCCCTGTGGATTTTTGCGCCGGCTCCCGAGACGACCATCGCGCGGCTTTTGCTGCTGATCGCGATCGGCGGGGTCGTGGTCAGCCTGTATATCGGCGCGGCGATCCTGCTCCACGTGCCCGAGCTCGCAAAGGCACGCGCGATCCTTGGCGGCGTCGCCGCCAGGAAATTCAAGCGCCGCGCCGCATGACGCCGCAACGGATCGCATTCCTGCTGCCGCATTTTCGCGCCGGCGGCGCCGAGCGGGTGGTGCTCAACTATATCACCGCGCTCGATCGCGATCGCTTCACGCCCCATTTGTTTCTGACCCGGGTCGAAGGCCCGTTCCTCGACCGGCTCCCGCCCGACGTGACCCCGATCGCGCTCGGCGCGCACCGCGCCTTGCATCTGCCGCGCCATATCGCCGCCGCCATGGCCGAACACGATATCGCACTCGCCTATAGCGCCACCAACGCGATGAACCTCGCTTTGCTCGCCGCGCCGGGCGGCAGGCGGACCGTGCGCGTCGTGTCGGAACACACCCCACCGCAACATTATCTGGCGAGCGCCAAGCTGCCCTGGATCCGGCAGCGCGCGATGCGCTGGCTCTATCCGCGCGCGGCGGCGATCGCGGTCCCGACCGGGCGAATCGCGACCGAACTCGCCGAGGTGATCGGCCGGCCGATCAGGACCGAGGTCCTGCCCAATCCGGTCGTGGCATCGGTCGCATCCCCTCTTTCAGCCCGCGGGCCAGCAAGTCCACCACGGATCGTATCGGTCGGGCGGCTGGTCGCGGCGAAAGGCTTCGACACACTGATTGATGCTTGCGTGCTGCTTCGCGCCGCAGGCACCGAGTTCAGGCTCGACATTTTCGGCGAGGGTCCATTGCGTGACGAGCTTCAGGCGCGGATCGATGACGATTATCTCGGCGATATGGTGACTCTGAAAGGCCATGCCGACAATGTCATCGCGGCGATCAGCGATGCCGACCTGTTCGTGCTGGCTTCGCGACGCGAAGGATTCGGCAACGTCCTGATCGAGGCAATGGCGGCCGGCGTGCCGGTCCTGGCCGCCGCCGCCGGAGGCCCGCAGACCTTTATCCGTGACGGTCGGAACGGCTTTCTGGTCGAACCCGACAATCCCCTCGGGCTCGCCGCCGACATCACCCGGCTGCTTTCCGATCGCCCCTTGTTGGACGCGGCGCGTGCGTCCGCGCTGGAAACGGCGCGCGGCTTCGCGATCGACGATGCAACGCGCCACTTCGAAGCACTGGCCAGCAAGCTGATCGCGGCGCGGTCAACGACGGGTTAACAATAAAGTTACGCCGTTCTGCCAAGGATGCTGATGGGTGCCTTCGCCCAAAGCCGAAGATCAGGTGGGTCTCTTGCCGACGATATTGCGAACCCTTCCAGCCCTGCGCCTGGTCATCGCCTCGTCCGCGCTCGGCGTGCTGGCGAGCTGCGCGCCGGCGTTAAACTATGCGCCGGCCCCGTCGATCGCGATGGAACGGCCCAGCCTCGACCTTGCGCGCGAAGTCAGCGCGAAGCTGGAGGACCATTTCGCGCTGAACGGCGATTTTCATCCCAATGACCTGATCCGCCTGAGCTTTCCCTATGCGCCGGTGCTGACATCGGACCAGCGCGTGCAATTGTCCGGGCTGATCAGCCCGCCCTTGCTGGCGCCGATTCAGACCAAGGGCCTGACGGTGTCGCAGCTTCAGGCCAGGCTGACCACGCTCTATCGCCCCAAGCTGAAGGAGCCATCAGTCGCGATTTCGGTGCTCGAATATAATCGCCCCCCACCGCAGCCCGAGATCTTCGTGCTCGGCGAAGTGGCGAAGCCCGGCAACTATCCCTATCGTGAGGGCATCAGCCTGTATGAAGGGCTGGCGCGCTCCGGCGGCGGCAATCGCGATGCCGATCTGTCGCGCGTCGTCCTGCTGCAGCCGGTCGACGATCATATGGTCGCGCGCATGGTCGACCTGCGCGCCGTGCTGACCGGCGACGCCACCTCGCTCGGTTATCTCAGCCCGTTCAGTATTCTGATCGTGCCGCCGACCAAGATCGCACGCGACGTCGATCGGGCACGGCAGATCCGCCAGATCATCGGGTTCAACGGCATCACCGTCGGCTCCGCGGTCACACTGATCCAATGACCCCACTCGGCCTTCAATATCTGCGCATCGTGCTGTCGCGATGGCGGCTGGTGTTCGGGCTCGTCATTGGCTGCACCCTGGGCGCGTGGCTGTTCAGCGCTCTGGTGCTGGCCAACAAACCGCAGTTCGAAAGCGCGTCGCGGCTCAACATCGTACCGACCAGCGAAGAGCTGGGCTATGCCAATCGCTTCGTGCGCGGATCGACCTTCGACGGCGGCAGCGTCCTGCTCCAGACCTATGCCGAATTCGCGCATACCCGCCCGATCGTCGAGCCGATCGTCGACCGCTATATCGAGCAGCAGGCGCGTACCGCCGGAATTACCCGCGAGGCGTGGATCGCCAAATGGTCGGTACCCAATCCGTGGAGCCCGGGCGCGATCTATTCGGCGCTCAACTATGGCCTGGCGCCGCCAGCGTCGCTCAAAGACCAGCTGATCGACGCGGTGATCAAATACACCGCGATCGAGACGGTCGAGGGTACCTATCTGATCCGCATCACCGTCACATGGGACGATCCGCAATCGGCGGCGTGGTTTTCGAACGCGCTGGCCGATGCCATCATCGCGCGCGCCGAGCGCATGTCGCGCGCATCGGGCACGCAGATCGCCGGTTCGCTGACCACGAAGCTCGACGCCAAGAAGATCGAGCTGGCGACCGTGATCGCGCAGTCGCGTGCGCTGAAGAAGTCGCTCGGCATCGTCGATATCGACCGCCAGAAGCAGTCGCTGCTCGAGGCGCGGCTGGGAGAGCAGGCACAGCTGACCAACGATCTCGCCACGCTGAAGGCGAACCAGGGACAGGTCGCCGGACTGAAGCGGCAATCGAGCGGCAAGCTCACCTCGGCACAGCAGGTGCTCGAGCAGACGCTCGCGGTCGAGGGGCCGCGCGGTGCCGGGCTGCAGGACGGGATCGCGATCCGGCAGCGCCGCATCGGCGATATCGACAACCAGCTCGCCCGGCTCGGCCTGAGCGACGACCGGGTCAAGACGCTCGACGACCGCGCCACCGCGCTCCAGGCCGAAGTCGCCTCGCTCACCGAACGCGCGAGCTTCAGCGAAGTGGAGAATGTCGCCAATGCGCCGCGCATCCAGCTGATCGAACGGGCCGTGCCGCCGCTGGTGCGCAGCTCGCCCAAGATGCTGCTCAACACCGCACTCGGCTTCCTCGCCGGCTGCGCCCTGGCCGGGTGCGCGCTGCTGCTGCTCGGCCCCGGGCCGGTCCGGCCGCTGCGCAGGAGCGAGGATGAGGACGGCGAAGAGGATGCGGTGGACGACACCCCCAATGATCTCGCCGCCCCGGCTGACCTGAAGGCTGAGGCAGCGCCGGAAGTCGAGAGCGACCGCCCGGTCCATGCCTATCCATCGGCAGCTCCGGCCCAGAACTGGACGATCCGGCCAGGCAGCGCCTTTGCCTATGACGTAGCTGCAGCGCCGGTCGCCACGGTCGCGCCGGAACCGGTCGACTGGACCGCGGAGGACCCGGTGGCCCGCGTCGCCGACGCGGTCGATGCGCCCCCGGTGGTCGCCGAGCGCAAGATCGGCGACGATCATCTCTTCCCCCAGATTCTACCCCGGCCCGCCGACGCCCAGGGCTATGACGCCGATGAACAGGCATGGCTCGCGCCGCACATCGCGACCTGGCTCGCCGACCCGCTGGTCGCGGACGGCCGTCCCATATTGGTCGCGAGCGACGCGCACGACGGCGATGCGCGCAGCCTGTATCGCCTGATCTATCAGCATCTGCGCGACCAGGACATCACGGTCCGCACCTTCGATGCGACCGGCGCCGCAGCGATCCCGGCGCAGGGCGAGCCGGGCACCAAGCCGTTGATCTATGGCGGCGGGCTCAGCGAAAGCGGTAGCCGCGAGATGCTGACGCGCGCGGGCGGGGTCGATATAGTGATGGCGGCCGGCGTCGATCCGGGCGAAAGCGCGATCGCCCGCGCCCGCGCCTGCAGCCGCGACGTCGACGGCCTGGTGTCGAGGCGGGCTTATGTCGTCGCGATCGGCGGATAACGCCGCCCCCGTCGCCGACTGGCCGACGATCCCGACCAGCGCCGTCAATGCCGCACCGATCCGGATCGCGGCCTTGTTCATGCTTTGCCTGTTCGCCTTTTTCGGACAGCTCGACGCGGTCGCCAACCGGTTGTCGGGCGGCTCGCCGGTCTCGCTGCTCGAGATCATCATCGGCGGGCTGGGCGCCGCTGTCCTGCTGGCGGTGATCATCGGCCGCGAAACACCGGCACAGGCGAGCGGCAGCGTCGGCATCCGTCTGGTCCTGCTGGTGCCGCTCTGGGCCATAGTGTGCTGGACGCTGTCCGAGCATCAGTCGGAAGGGCTGAAGTATCTCTCGCATTTCGCGACCGCGGTGCTGCCCGCCTGTACGGTCTTCCTGATCGTCGACAAGCCGTGGAAGATCCATGCCGTGCTGTGGGCGATGATCGCGGCGGCCGGCCTGTCGGCGGCGATCGTCATCATCGAGGCGAAGACCGGCACGCGCCTGGTCGCGACCGCGCTGGCCGCCGTCTCGGCCGATTTCGACGGCGTCGCGCGGTCGTCGGGCGGTTCGGACCAGAACCCGACCACTGCCGCGCAGATGCTGATGGTCGGCGTGGTGCTGGCGATGGGCCTGCTCTTCGCCGGCGAGAAGCGCGGGCGG includes:
- a CDS encoding sugar transferase, whose product is MSDDMSRPAAPRPERRRDMARRVRFESDMRAVPLPLELRVGSYARHVKPQVDRVIALIALIVLSPLLLIVAILIKLTDRGPIFFVQQRTGYLGKRFPLFKFRTMVPNAEALKESLRSANIHGADSPDFKLIHDPRVTPIGRILRKTSIDELPNLLNIVRGEMSIVGPRPTSFDATTYSMSHLPRLAARPGLTGLWQVSGRADIGFDERVEMDIAYIRTMSAQRDLQLIVKTVSAVRRGDGAH
- a CDS encoding polysaccharide deacetylase family protein codes for the protein MTRKQDRLRRVSLWSLLIIGGALLSAYIWGLSLGLAAAAIPVLAALVLGHRRMMGPKGVAVLTYHSVSAEPAWLPWSREISVHPATFERHLATLHKMGCGIVGTRDYLDRRLAGEAPPGDTVILHFDDGYLDNWQNAVPALDRYGMRATFFVSLDFIEPGKRVRPCDGDTSGYMNWTEIAAIEEHPLFEVEPHGVDHARVPVSDRPVDRLTADNWRSLAWMQWAATPGSKHDWFRTDQPVAVPLGTVVPESGLALAERAWTADGLEDQSGLEQRITNDLRRCQAVFEKRLGRSPRIFCWPENIVGPEGRRIAAALGYRATTGGRGRNTAAEPAAIISRIHIGDRALGFRWQFAEALHLRAAVRLAQGNHYWYLLVAPMNRLRIIVLAIRTRFGSVS
- a CDS encoding GNAT family N-acetyltransferase, which gives rise to MTLPLPSEHFAASGPDAEVFHLSAGWFESWRRAYLAPGMTACTIDGLPMIADRGRLGPIGYARLRAQTNVHSALFDLPVGQPITDRLFDQLIGDRDLVTLDYLTGDSRLLAAARRWPADRVTIRPHALSPLADCRTPYEQWRARRSKRARQRWSGLESKLVDGQGVRFDIFDGSTGLQPLLDEIFAVEQSGWKGREGTSIRDNPADLLFYTGLAQRAAAAGALRIAVLKQAERIVAFEYGILGGDRLFLLKVGYDERFADFSIGHVLAVMHIRHCCGDPAIAWYDNMGNGMTPGAHKLRFADSVDTLHRITLYGDSWRGRLIHYYHAGRDRAKRARDYWRTRSVRAA
- a CDS encoding lipid II:glycine glycyltransferase FemX; protein product: MQVTAHLSSNLDVESGSLFDRFALESPFAAYQQSRAWVDAVPHSKVQDYLFFRCLDGDTLIGTAVVRRTRLFAGRWLATVQRGPVVHDATLFATVLSSLARTAAAQGCCTMQLAPRVRGRDLPTMSEALRAAGFAPLPTHRQPLHSATGIVWLDKPEEEILAGFKQRGRRQLKAAAKAGVTVRRATGAADVAAYQRVLDAFRAAKADYDMNGLPDAAGQVALVERLGGALLLAERDGIVIGGHVFVRQADEAIWLSLATSDDDPSVPRSYPLLWEGMRLAREMGCIGYDLAGLPVGEAQDGGEANRSQFKSAFAPTHRVMPPVHVAALKPLAHTLLFNARQIYRAVRAAA
- the murJ gene encoding murein biosynthesis integral membrane protein MurJ, with amino-acid sequence MSGTATPTPRRQATATLVRSTVVVAAIRGIDIGLSFLVSVLLANRFGTSGQLDAFFLARRTTVGFADAIRKLVGHIVMPSVVSKIDRGEHLSIHGLPRRVYVFVALFGLLTLVGTLVPSALVSAFAPGFAGERHDLTARMMAIMMPLLPVAVIGSLLVAVLQANRRYWLSEGTNIVQRAILVFVLAVAIPPLGIIAGAWTMLVSGIVGTAILFVGAWPIVRRRPESLLESQSGDDSEDGSQVGAQTGTGVSPAAALGGGVAAAIVLNAYFQACSLLDFAVASTTPAGGVAALEYGARLVSLVPGLLMSSLNTVLQPELVRAMQHPDPAEASKGLARFQRIAFFAQMPVSIGMMIGAQLMVTILFGHGAFDAHSIALATGTTAGYAAAAIFLAPMGAITLAIYADPRAPSLRNLLVIAIGGLAIRALMLAFAAPAYGAVGIAWAAAVSTLAAFALAQFVATRRFREFDMIIQLVDFARTALCGAVAAAGAYALWIFAPAPETTIARLLLLIAIGGVVVSLYIGAAILLHVPELAKARAILGGVAARKFKRRAA
- a CDS encoding glycosyltransferase, which codes for MTPQRIAFLLPHFRAGGAERVVLNYITALDRDRFTPHLFLTRVEGPFLDRLPPDVTPIALGAHRALHLPRHIAAAMAEHDIALAYSATNAMNLALLAAPGGRRTVRVVSEHTPPQHYLASAKLPWIRQRAMRWLYPRAAAIAVPTGRIATELAEVIGRPIRTEVLPNPVVASVASPLSARGPASPPRIVSVGRLVAAKGFDTLIDACVLLRAAGTEFRLDIFGEGPLRDELQARIDDDYLGDMVTLKGHADNVIAAISDADLFVLASRREGFGNVLIEAMAAGVPVLAAAAGGPQTFIRDGRNGFLVEPDNPLGLAADITRLLSDRPLLDAARASALETARGFAIDDATRHFEALASKLIAARSTTG
- a CDS encoding polysaccharide biosynthesis/export family protein gives rise to the protein MRTLPALRLVIASSALGVLASCAPALNYAPAPSIAMERPSLDLAREVSAKLEDHFALNGDFHPNDLIRLSFPYAPVLTSDQRVQLSGLISPPLLAPIQTKGLTVSQLQARLTTLYRPKLKEPSVAISVLEYNRPPPQPEIFVLGEVAKPGNYPYREGISLYEGLARSGGGNRDADLSRVVLLQPVDDHMVARMVDLRAVLTGDATSLGYLSPFSILIVPPTKIARDVDRARQIRQIIGFNGITVGSAVTLIQ
- a CDS encoding O-antigen ligase family protein, which gives rise to MSSRSADNAAPVADWPTIPTSAVNAAPIRIAALFMLCLFAFFGQLDAVANRLSGGSPVSLLEIIIGGLGAAVLLAVIIGRETPAQASGSVGIRLVLLVPLWAIVCWTLSEHQSEGLKYLSHFATAVLPACTVFLIVDKPWKIHAVLWAMIAAAGLSAAIVIIEAKTGTRLVATALAAVSADFDGVARSSGGSDQNPTTAAQMLMVGVVLAMGLLFAGEKRGRLMFAGVLLVGSAALALMSARSAIMGLGVGGGLVLLGFRSRSYFPVIVAGAVIVGATAILFAPPTLIERFAAIGDFGKDQTLYRRITYLRIGADLIGGSPIWGVGPGNFPLHYIQDAYRYMPGRELYPRELHNTYVDVATEYGLVGFAIFAALIVTALKAARRGFEKGASALLASGSYAVAITLAALLVACFFMPHKDLRYLWLLFALAIQCGRLRAGEEAQA